Proteins encoded within one genomic window of Bemisia tabaci chromosome 2, PGI_BMITA_v3:
- the Inx2 gene encoding innexin inx2 isoform X2 — protein MFDVFGSVKGLLKIDQVCIDNNIFRLHYKATVIILIAFSLLVTSRQYIGDPIDCIVDEIPLSVMDTYCWIHSTFTIPNRLGGRVGKDVLQPGVASHVEGEDEVKYHQYYQWVCFVLFFQAMLFYVPRYLWKTWEGGRIKMLVLDLNCPVVSEDCKNERKKLLVDYFATNLHTQNFYAVRFFICEVLNFINVIAQIYFMDYFLDGEFSSYGSDVLKYTEMEPDDKEKLLHGLC, from the coding sequence ATGTTCGACGTGTTCGGCTCCGTGAAAGGGCTATTGAAAATAGACCAAGTATGCATCGACAACAACATATTCCGCTTACATTACAAAGCCACGGTAATTATTCTAATAGCGTTTTCGTTACTGGTTACCTCCCGACAATATATCGGTGATCCTATTGATTGCATCGTGGATGAAATTCCTTTGAGTGTTATGGATACGTACTGTTGGATCCATTCAACTTTTACTATTCCAAATAGGCTTGGTGGTCGCGTCGGGAAAGACGTATTGCAACCTGGAGTTGCCAGTCACGTGGAAGGCGAAGATGAAGTGAAATATCATCAATATTACCAATGGGTGTGCTTTGTGCTTTTCTTCCAAGCTATGCTTTTCTATGTACCGAGGTATTTATGGAAAACCTGGGAAGGTGGTCGGATCAAAATGCTTGTACTTGATCTCAACTGCCCTGTGGTGAGTGAGGACTGTAAAAATGAACGCAAGAAGTTATTAGTGGATTACTTCGCCACAAATCTACACACCCAAAACTTCTATGCCGTTCGATTTTTTATCTGTGAAGTGTTGAATTTCATCAACGTCATCGCTCAAATCTACTTCATGGATTACTTTTTGGATGGAGAATTTAGTTCGTACGGCTCTGATGTTCTGAAGTATACTGAAATGGAGCCTGATGACAAAG